In Penicillium psychrofluorescens genome assembly, chromosome: 5, a single window of DNA contains:
- a CDS encoding uncharacterized protein (ID:PFLUO_008229-T1.cds;~source:funannotate) translates to MAGYNGRRAPNFSQYLDDLNTIPSPYHQAVQQQQQQQNSFNVDEELALFTNAEFFEFDKFGGLSLPTFDSVDNTKTDDATSHEADMKFLDFLNDGLGNISEYPTDYNTINAPPAAPGSDSSFSTPPNGSVAATQAPAPAAGVAAPNLAPALAPNPSSTAAATAAAGPKRKHTQKSTQASAEEAALNAADEDKRRRNTAASARFRVKKKMREAALERTVNETNDKNSRLEARVGQLELENNWLRGLIMEKNGDAKRNEAAEKKISDMFQKFLASRNSESSESKLGVGTNA, encoded by the exons ATGGCCGGGTACAACGGGCGGCGGGCGCCCAACTTCTCGCAATACCTCGATGACTTGAACACCATCCCCTCGCCCTACCATCAGGCGGtacaacagcaacagcagcagcagaactCCTTCAACGTCGACGAGGAACTCGCTCTCTTTACCAATGCCGAATTCTTTGAGTTCGATAAATTCGGGGgtctctccctccccacgTTCGACTCGGTGGATAACACCAAGACCGACGACGCAACATCCCATGAGGCGGACATGAAATTCCTCGATTTCTTGAATG ATGGCTTGGGCAATATCTCTGAGTATCCAACCGATTATAACACTATTAACGCCCCACCGGCGGCGCCCGGGTCAGACTCGTCTTTCTCGACTCCCCCAAATGGATCGGTGGCTGCGACCCAGGCTCCTGCGCCTGCGGCTGGCGTAGCTGCGCCCAACCTGGCCCCAGCTCTTGCCCCGAACCCGTCATCCACTGCCGCTGCCACTGCCGCGGCTGGGCCTAAGCGCAAGCACACCCAAAAGTCGACCCAAGCCAGTGCAGAGGAAGCGGCCCTGAATGCCGCCGATGAGGACAAGCGCCGTCGGAACACCGCCGCTAGTGCCCGTTTCCgcgtgaagaagaagatgcgcgAGGCAGCCCTGGAGCGCACCGTTAATGAGACGAACGACAAGAACAGCCGCCTGGAGGCCCGTGTGGGTCaactggagctggagaacaACTGGCTGCGCGGCCTGATTATGGAAAAGAACGGCGACGCCAAGCGCAACGAGGCcgctgagaagaagatctcGGATATGTTCCAGAAGTTCCTCGCCTCGCGGAACTCAGAATCCTCCGAGTCGAAGCTCGGCGTGGGGACCAATGCGTGA